One window of the Podospora pseudopauciseta strain CBS 411.78 chromosome 4, whole genome shotgun sequence genome contains the following:
- a CDS encoding hypothetical protein (EggNog:ENOG503NTWK; COG:G; COG:M; COG:O) gives MSLQIPHHQKANGNTGATKAVILVGGASRGTRFRPLSLDVPKPLFDVAGHPIIWHCLTAISKVPSIHEVYLIGYYEEHVFRDFIKDSSSEFPDLSIKYLREYQALGTAGGLYHFRDAILKGRPENIFVLNSDVCCSFPLNEMLQLTHERRAEAVILGTRVSEDAASNFGCIVSDSHTRRVLHYVEKPESYISNLINCGVYLFRADVLFPSIRTAIQRRADRPRLGSYRSSENLASSYMFDEEDTQKNEVIRLEQDILGEMADTNLFFVYETKDFWRQIKTAGSAIPANALYLQKAQQSGSSELAAPSANIKAPVFIHPTANVHPTAVLGPNVSIGPRVTIGPGVRIKESIVLEDAEVKHDACILYSIIGWGSRVGAWARVEGTPTPVTSHNTSIIKNGVKVQAITILGKECGVGDEVRVQNCICLPFKDLKRDVSNEVIM, from the exons ATGTCGCTTCaaatcccccaccaccaaaaggcCAACGGCAACACTGGCGCCACCAAAGCCGTGATTCTC GTTGGTGGTGCCTCTCGTGGCACTCGCTTCCGCCCGCTCTCTCTCGATGTTCCCAAGCCTCTCTTCGATGTTGCCGGTCACCCCATCATCTGGCACTGCTTGACCGCCATCAGCAAGGTCCCTTCGATCCACGAAGTCTACCTGATCGGCTACTACGAGGAGCATGTCTTCCGCGACTTCATCAAGGATTCGTCGTCCGAGTTCCCCGACCTCTCCATCAAGTACCTCCGCGAATACCAAGCCCTGGGCACCGCCGGCGGCTTGTACCACTTCCGCGATGCCATCCTCAAGGGCCGCCCCGAGAACATCTTTGTTCTGAACTCGGACGTCTGTTGCAGTTTTCCTCTAAACGAGATGCTTCAGCTCACACACGAGCGCCGCGCCGAGGCCGTCATTCTGGGCACCAGGGTCAGCGAGGATGCCGCCTCGAACTTTGGCTGCATTGTCTCCGATTCTCACACCCGCCGCGTGTTGCACTACGTCGAGAAGCCCGAAAGTTACATTTCCAATCTTATCAACTGCGGAGTCTACCTCTTCCGCGCCGATGTCCTCTTCCCTTCGATCCGCACCGCCATCCAGCGCCGCGCCGACAGACCCCGTCTGGGCTCGTACCGTTCATCCGAGAATCTTGCCAGCTCGTACATgtttgacgaggaagacacGCAGAAGAATGAAGTCATTCGGTTGGAGCAGGATATTCTCGGAGAAATGGCCGAtaccaacctcttcttcgtctaTGAGACCAAAGACTTCTGGAGGCAGATCAAGACGGCCGGCTCTGCCATCCCAGCCAACGCCCTGTACCTCCAGAAGGCCCAGCAAAGCGGCTCCAGCGAGCTTGCCGCTCCTTCAGCCAACATCAAGGCCCCCGTATTCATCCACCCCACGGCCAATGTACACCCCACGGCTGTTCTGGGCCCCAATGTCTCTATTGGACCTCGCGTGACGATTGGACCTGGCGTCCGCATCAAGGAGTCTATCGTGTTGGAAGACGCCGAGGTCAAGCATGACGCGTGCATTCTGTACTCAATTATCGGTTGGGGCAGCCGCGTCGGTGCTTGGGCTCGTGTGGAGGGCACACCAACCCCCGTGACGAGCCATAACACGAGCATTATCAAGAACGGTGTCAAGGTTCAGGCTATCACCATTCTTGGCAAGGAGTGCGGTGTCGGTGATGAGGTCAGAGTGCAGAACTGCATCTGCCTGCCATTCAAAGATCTGAAGAGG GACGTTTCCAACGAGGTCATTATGTAA
- a CDS encoding hypothetical protein (EggNog:ENOG503NYF2; COG:U), with product MPPRVKPEPGVAVANTTATRSFAATNSAQFGSPTRQARSTAPSVTDTRFMAEAEDQYEDEDNEIIWMETRAKSITSAGMKQEPGHDPMALMSLASQSMGGSFVGMGPNLALKDFGQGFLKDINDALGELQSRGIQHVASLPELVLVGDQSSGKSSLMSGIAGLSLPRSSGTCTRCPIHIRISRADEWSCRVFLNLDYGFKLPDHAITEQDVTATNPFPPWVKLDPSRTRRHEFKTVRDRFDSEEIETVLRCAQVAILNPSTPYQAFIPKPRGGEGPDSQQLTQHELISRKEEASEAQFSPNTVALEIKGPDLADLNFYDLPGVFNTARRTEDAYLERVVQNLTKLYIKREKAIILWAVSMNLDTENSLALRLIRESRAEHRCVGVITKADLLPRDDQATERWLGILKGRGHRIGLGYFITSRQGRDLEEQTKREEAFFNRTAEGHWPDVFDRYQERCGIEKLKAFLSLKLGEEFSKVLPEVKRKVLERLNFIAEQLQLYPGPPANPDLEIYKALTMFSSLLKKRVIDQEFMSTWDTACSARFTRAILELKPKYNVRLFAKSSAASAPVLIDLDTPTREGSPTPTPSGRKRAAPAETPSRRQRIKAEDAEGRSYPSTPTNMRTTMTPTKGRPSKTLMEIRRMIQRNAIPGQPGLVSSNVYEPLFTEAAKAWKGPLQTFLNQTFNFLSKEIQEILDSTFAALKNRAIYKLSTEHMQAFVEMHKKELQAQLALIHELEGTRLFTRNDDALHRYKAEELRTLTRHRNHYRIAAHKGDEPASSLPKIEELSEEELAQETAKMEKDLRQMGPEPFQQELDVAAYTRGYYVLAAHRFTDIVCMHAMSGLFPRVASVIETYLQDKLGLTGNRTTPEMLDQLMEEEGRIGQIRRDLCAEKETLDGAMAIIVNLENRDTTPSQAESNVTIPNDLTSGQAAGSPSGTVYGDA from the exons ATGCCTCCCAGAGTGAAGCCCGAGCCCGGTGTGGCCGTGGCGAACACCACTGCCACTCGCAGTTTTGCTGCTACCAACTCGGCACAGTTTGGCTCACCTACGCGGCAAGCACGGTCTACGGCTC CTAGTGTGACTGATACCCGTTTCatggcggaggcggaggaccAGTACGAAGATGAGGATAACGAAATCATCTGGATGGAAACCCGTGCCAAGTCGATCACAAGCGCCGGCATGAAGCAAGAGCCTGGCCACGACCCGATGGCCCTGATGTCTCTGGCATCTCAAAGCATGGGCGGGTCATTTGTCGGGATGGGGCCCAATCTTGCCCTCAAGGACTTCGGGCAAGGGTTCCTCAAGGACATCAACGATGCCCTGGGTGAGCTGCAGTCTCGTGGCATTCAGCACGTTGCTAGTCTGCCGGAGTTGGTGCTCGTCGGTGACCAGTCGTCGGGCAAATCGAGTTTGATGTCCGGCATCGCTGGGCTCAGTCTGCCTCGCAGCAGCGGCACCTGCACAAGGTGCCCGATCCATATCAGAATCTCGCGAGCTGATGAGTGGTCTTGCCGAGTTTTTCTAAACTTGGATTACGGTTTCAAGCTGCCCGATCATGCCATCACCGAGCAGGATGTCACAGCAACAAACCCGTTCCCTCCCTGGGTCAAACTCGACCCCAGTCGCACACGACGCCACGAGTTCAAGACAGTCCGGGACAGATTTGACAGCGAAGAGATTGAAACAGTACTGCGCTGCGCCCAGGTCGCAATCTTAAACCCATCCACGCCCTACCAGGCCTTCATCCCCAAGCCTCGGGGTGGAGAAGGGCCTGACTCCCAACAGCTGACCCAGCACGAGCTGATTTCGCGCAAGGAGGAAGCCTCCGAGGCCCAGTTTTCGCCAAATACCGTGGCGCTCGAGATCAAAGGGCCTGATCTAGCCGACCTCAACTTCTATGATCTTCCGGGTGTATTCAACACTGCTCGGCGGACCGAGGATGCTTACTTGGAGCGTGTCGTCCAGAACCTGACCAAGCTTTACATTAAGCGGGAGAAAGCCATCATTCTCTGGGCCGTGTCCATGAATTTGGACACGGAAAACTCGCTGGCGCTGCGCCTGATCCGGGAGAGTCGTGCTGAACACCGTTGCGTTGGGGTGATCACCAAGGCAGACCTGCTGCCGCGAGATGACCAAGCCACTGAGCGCTGGCTGGGAATTCTCAAGGGCCGTGGACATCGCATCGGCTTGGGTTATTTCATCACCTCTCGACAAGGTCGAGATTTGGAAGAACAGACGAAGCGGGAAGAGGCCTTCTTCAATCGAACAGCAGAAGGACACTGGCCCGATGTTTTTGATCGCTACCAGGAGAGGTGCGGAATAGAAAAGCTGAAGGCTTTCTTGTCTTTGAAGCTCGGCGAAGAGTTTTCCAAAGTTCTTCCGGAAGTGAAGCGCAAAGTTCTTGAGCGACTCAACTTCATCGCTGAGCAGCTCCAACTGTACCCGGGGCCACCAGCGAACCCGGATCTGGAAATTTACAAGGCACTGACCATGTTCAGCAGCCTGTTGAAGAAGCGAGTGATTGACCAGGAATTTATGAGCACCTGGGACACAGCCTGTTCCGCCCGGTTTACAAGAGCCATTCTTGAGCTGAAGCCCAAGTATAACGTACGGTTGTTCGCCAAGTCATCCGCCGCGAGTGCTCCGGTATTAATAGATCTCGACACGCCCACGAGGGAGGGAAGCCCCACGCCCACACCCAGTGGCAGAAAGCGTGCTGCCCCAGCCGAGACCCCCAGTCGCCGCCAGCGCATCAAGGCTGAAGATGCCGAGGGACGGTCttacccctccacccctaCGAACATGCGCACAACCATGACCCCGACCAAAGGCAGGCCGAGCAAGACACTCATGGAAATTCGGCGCATGATCCAGCGCAATGCCATACCCGGCCAGCCGGGCCTCGTTTCTTCCAATGTCTATGAACCGCTTTTTACAGAAGCGGCAAAGGCCTGGAAGGGTCCGCTCCAGACGTTCCTCAACCAAACCTTCAACTTCTTGAGCAAGGAAATCCAGGAGATCCTTGACTCGACTTTTGCGGCGTTGAAGAACCGGGCAATTTACAAGTTGTCGACCGAGCACATGCAGGCTTTCGTCGAGATGCACAAGAAGGAGTTGCAGGCCCAGCTCGCGCTGATTCACGAACTCGAGGGCACGCGTCTGTTCACCAGAAATGACGATGCCTTGCACCGGTACAAGGCTGAAGAGTTAAGGACCTTGACTAGGCACCGCAACCACTACCGCATTGCCGCACACAAGGGTGATGAGCCAGCTAGCTCACTCCCTAAGATTGAGGAGCTCAGCGAGGAAGAACTCGCCCAGGAGACagccaagatggagaaggacCTCCGCCAGATGGGCCCCGAGCCCTTTCAGCAGGAGTTGGATGTGGCCGCCTACACCAGAGGCTATTACGTCCTTGCCGCTCATCGGTTCACAGACATTGTGTGCATGCATGCCATGTCTGGGCTGTTTCCCCGTGTGGCCTCGGTCATTGAGACCTACCTTCAGGATAAGCTTGGCCTTACTGGCAACCGCACCACTCCTGAGATGCTGGATCAGCTcatggaggaagagggtcgCATTGGCCAGATTCGCCGAGATCTCTGCGCGGAGAAGGAGACTCTCGACGGTGCCATGGCCATCATTGTCAACCTCGAGAACCGCGACACGACTCCCTCGCAAGCCGAGAGCAACGTTACGATTCCCAATGACCTTACCTCTGGCCAGGCCGCAGGCTCGCCATCCGGGACAGTGTATGGAGATGCGTAA
- a CDS encoding hypothetical protein (COG:S; EggNog:ENOG503P5QE): protein MSYTSRVGLNHIDVVGPLLPVTGSFLLPFTAYFSLLSTRVSMSRIASNCLLGSAPPSTEPNAAAKQHELQVASRAQGNFAEYVPLALLLAGVAELNGAKKNVLTSALGALFVARVLHVEMGLRRPESTGVGRPVGYFGTLGVMGFLAGYAGFLVKDYWGF, encoded by the exons ATGTCTTACACCTCCCGCGTGGGTCTAAACCACATCGATGTTGTCGGCCCCCTTTTGC cgGTAACCggctccttcctcctccccttcacagcctacttctccctcctctccacccgcGTCTCCATGTCCCGTATCGCCTCCAACTGCCTCCTCGGCTCCGCGCCCCCCTCGACCGAGCCCAACGCGGCCGCGAAGCAGCACGAGCTCCAGGTCGCCTCCCGCGCCCAGGGTAACTTTGCTGAATACGTGCCCCTCGCCTTGCTGCTCGCCGGAGTGGCCGAGCTCAACGGCGCCAAGAAGAACGTGCTGACCAGTGCTCTGGGGGCCCTGTTTGTCGCGCGGGTGCTGCATGTTGAGATGGGCTTGAGAAGACCCGAGAGCACGGGTGTTGGTCGGCCGGTGGGCTACTTTGGAACGCTGGGCGTGATGGGATTCCTGGCCGGGTATGCGGGCTTCTTGGTGAAGGATTATTGGGGGTTCTAA
- the CDC4 gene encoding SCF ubiquitin ligase complex subunit cdc4 (EggNog:ENOG503NYHA; COG:S), with translation MSSPAASNGMDVRRPRSSHKVSMTWEEDEVTSRRRMQFAEECIETKTVTTTTTTKRSYPSLFVREPRSLQSLDSKEYPLAARQTPPELRKLTFDVDDHDIEGWAGEDSINTQVRRSQSIDYANIVKSEPGVESLLDISTVRSQDVTESSPRRSRRSAAHTASPSNAPAAGRSSQRAHKHAGLPNAASDKLRRAVAHGSRANRGLRHPSAFLATPDTSELAALGMDRPSRLRALNTDNIESGTSQSTSIFDTGSPAGSESQTIFSNVATPPITDADLEPYEDAINPFQPRGNINNVAVQDASLPSPRLSPTLAAAQPQTDVPDEDAAPDADASFSSEVTRTDRRRWIDDTQTTEGDSMVMSPMQFSSGGQSQVMGSQASQFVDPRTLIEGFEVLPNEFKTWIMYQFLRRCSRKTLRVVADVVNPALKCDFLRQLPLELSLHILSYLDHRDLCRVAQVSKHWRHIADSNETGWKELFDHDGFTLSPGELDRAIKQGWGWQDPVGYDGCELDLSHQNRLTLSENELVRSVVKTEKQETPVQKSTRTSKRKRGLNHIGADRAKRRAGAQEFRDDRTSPVPKTHKSEGPISAANAAAIAVPDPQIGLPSLRHLHLFKSLYRRHYMIKNSWMNGKVRPEHVAFAAHPRHVITCLQFDEDKIITGSDDTLIHVYDTKTGELRTKLEGHEGGVWALQYEGNTLVSGSTDRSVRVWDIKKGICTQTFYGHTSTVRCLQILMPAETGAMENGKPVMMPQKPLIITGSRDSQLRIWRLPEAGSRRYIQTGPPASDDQCPYFIRILGGHTHSVRAISAHADTLVSGSYDSTVRVWKISTGEQLHVLQGHSQKVYSVVLDHKRNRCISGSMDSMVKIWDLATGACLHTLEGHSLLVGLLDLRDDWLVSAAADSTLRIWDPESGRCKRTLVAHTGAITCFQHDGAKVISGSEKNVKMWSIDNGDLVQDLLTDLSGVWQVKFDDRRCVAAVQRGNLTYIEILDFGAVRDGRPPEELGRRKLLNEGEVQRLLAEEAA, from the exons ATGAGCTCTCCAGCCGCCTCCAACGGCATGGATGTTCGACGACCTCGATCTAGCCATAAGGTGTCTATGacctgggaggaggatgaggtcacTTCTCGCCGGAGGATGCAGTTTGCCGAGGAGTGCATCGAGACCAAGACTGtaaccaccacgaccacgaccAAGAGGTCCTATCCGTCCCTGTTTGTTCGTGAGCCACGGAGCTTGCAGTCGCTCGACTCAAAAGAATACCCCCTCGCCGCCAGACAAACCCCGCCTGAACTCCGAAAGTTGACGTTTGATGTTGACGACCACGATATCGagggctgggctggggaggacAGCATAAATACCCAG GTGCGACGTTCACAAAGTATTGACTATGCCAACATCGTCAAATCTGAACCTGGCGTGGAGAGCCTCTTGGACATCTCCACTGTTCGCTCTCAGGATGTGACCGAGTCCAGCCCGCGCAGATCACGGAGGTCGGCCGCCCACACAGCTTCACCCAGTAACGCACCCGCCGCCGGAAGAAGCTCACAGAGGGCTCACAAGCACGCCGGCCTCCCTAACGCCGCATCAGATAAGCTTCGGCGCGCCGTAGCACATGGATCTCGTGCGAACAGGGGTCTTCGACACCCTTCCGCCTTTTTAGCCACCCCGGATACCAGCGAGCTTGCTGCCCTTGGCATGGACCGACCCTCGCGCCTGAGAGCCTTGAATACTGACAATATCGAGTCCGGCACCAGCCAGTCAACTTCCATCTTTGATACCGGCAGTCCGGCTGGCAGTGAATCGCAAACCATTTTCAGCAATGTGGCCACCCCGCCCATCACCGATGCCGATCTCGAACCCTACGAGGATGCCATCAACCCCTTTCAACCAAGAGGAAACATCAACAACGTTGCGGTCCAAGATGCCAGCCTCCCAAGTCCACGTCTGTCCCCCACGTTGGCCGCCGCCCAGCCTCAAACAGACGTTCCCGATGAAGACGCAGCCCCTGATGCCGAtgcttccttttcttccgaGGTAACTCGCACTGATCGGAGACGGTGGATCGATGATACCCAGACCACGGAAGGTGACTCGATGGTCATGTCACCCATGCAGTTCAGCTCTGGTGGACAATCACAGGTCATGGGCTCACAGGCTTCTCAGTTTGTCGACCCACGCACCCTAATTGAAGGCTTTGAGGTGCTCCCCAACGAGTTCAAGACGTGGATTATGTATCAGTTCTTGCGAAGATGCAGCCGGAAGACGCTACGTGTGGTAGCTGATGTGGTGAACCCGGCCCTTAAGTGCGACTTTCTCCGACAACTACCCCTCGAGCTCAGCCTTCACATCCTCTCCTATCTCGATCACCGAGACCTTTGCCGTGTGGCCCAGGTATCCAAGCACTGGCGCCATATTGCCGACAGCAACGAGACAGGGTGGAAGGAGCTTTTTGACCATGATGGATTCACCCTATCACCAGGAGAGTTGGATCGCGCCATTAAGCAAGGCTGGGGTTGGCAGGATCCTGTCGGGTATGATGGTTGTGAGCTTGATTTGAGCCATCAAAATAGACTGACATTGAGTGAAAACGAACTCGTCCGGTCGGTGGTCAAAACAGAAAAGCAGGAGACGCCTGTTCAAAAGTCAACTAGGACGTCCAAGCGGAAGCGTGGGCTGAATCATATCGGCGCTGATAGAGCCAAGCGGCGTGCTGGGGCCCAAGAGTTTAGGGATGATAGGACTTCCCCGGTTCCCAAGACGCACAAATCCGAAGGGCCCATCTCAGCTGCCAACGCCGCCGCTATTGCCGTCCCGGATCCTCAGATCGGTCTTCCCAGCTTGCGGCACCTCCATTTGTTCAAGTCGCTTTACCGGAGGCACTACATGATCAAAAACAGCTGGATGAACGGCAAGGTCAGGCCCGAGCATGTCGCCTTTGCTGCCCACCCACGCCACGTCATCACTTGCCTCCAATTTGACGAAGACAAGATCATCACTGGGAGCGACGACACCTTGATTCACGTCTATGACACCAAGACGGGCGAGCTCCGCACCAAGCTCGAAGGTCACGAAGGTGGTGTCTGGGCGCTGCAGTACGAGGGCAACACACTGGTGTCGGGCAGCACGGACCGATCGGTTCGTGTTTGGGACATCAAGAAGGGCATCTGCACTCAGACCTTCTACGGCCACACCAGTACTGTGCGCTGTTTGCAAATTTTGATGCCTGCAGAGACGGGAGCGATGGAGAATGGAAAGCCGGTCATGATGCCCCAGAAGCCCTTGATAATCACAGGTTCCCGAGACAGTCAGCTGCGGATTTGGCGGTTGCCCGAGGCGGGCTCTCGCCGATACATTCAGACGGGCCCTCCGGCTAGTGACGATCAGTGCCCGTATTTTATTCGTATCCTCGGCGGGCACACTCACTCGGTCCGCGCCATCTCAGCTCATGCTGACACCTTGGTCTCTGGGAGTTACGACAGCACTGTCAGGGTCTGGAAAATCAGCACGGGAGAGCAACTGCATGTCCTGCAGGGTCACAGTCAAAAAGTATATTCGGTAGTTCTCGATCACAAGCGCAACCGCTGCATTTCGGGCTCGATGGACTCCAtggtcaagatctgggaCCTTGCCACGGGGGCGTGCCTGCACACCTTGGAGGGCCACAGTTTGCTGGTGGGACTTCTCGACCTGCGGGACGACTGGTTGGTCTCAGCCGCAGCAGACAGCACTCTGAGAATCTGGGACCCCGAATCTGGCCGATGCAAGCGGACGCTCGTGGCACATACTGGAGCTATCACCTGCTTTCAACACGACGGCGCCAAGGTCATTTCGGGCAGTGAGAAGAACGTCAAGATGTGGTCTATTGATAATGGTGATTTGGTTCAAGATCTCTTGACAGATCTGAGCGGAGTGTGGCAGGTCAAGTTTGATGACCGGAGATGCGTGGCTGCCGTCCAGCGAGGAAATCTGACATATATCGAG ATTCTTGACTTTGGTGCAGTCCGCGATGGCAGGCCGCCAGAGGAGCTCGGCAGACGTAAGCTCCTGAACGAAGGAGAGGTTCAACGCCTGCTTGCCGAAGAAGCTGCGTAG